The sequence TGCTATTATAAGTGAAATTTCAGGTAATATGAGCTTAACATTCAGTTATAACGACTTGGCATTATGCAGGTgggtgtcttcttcttttcctttcggcttttcccttcaggggtcgccacagcagaTCAATGGCCTCCATGtaaacctgtcctttgcatcctcttctctcacaccaactaccttcatgtcctcattcagcgtccctactctcagtcctatactcttggcgctcctcttttCACTCTTcgtgcaaacacactttcctcctctccttcttcgaccaacagtagtccaatttccaccggcgccctgtaggtcaacagtgccgatggcggtcgttgttaacctgggcctcgaccaatccggtatggaagccataggtttgattcgcatctttgatttggcaaaagttttacgccagatgcccttcctgacacaaccctctgtatttatccgggcttgggaccggcacaataagacactggcttgtgtcctcttgtggctataTTACCGACCATAAATCTCAACTGATCATAATATATGAAAAGTGTTGTCGCTATTATAAGTGAAATTTCAGGTAAAATGAGCTTAACATCCAGTTATGTGTTTGACAAATGCCACTTCTCAAGCTGCGCCGCACATCTGTGACTAACAACTGAAATCGTTTCACATAACAACTTGCCATTAAGCAGGTGGGTGTATTGTGAGGAAAAACTCCCAGGTCAGAAGAACTTAATCATGTAGTCAccttttttaatcttttccaAAAGGTTGTGTCAAAGCAGAAAACCTGCGTCAAAcgttttccacaaaaaaaaaaaaaaggacaggaaTCAAGAATCCCACAGGTATCCATTGGATGCTATCTTTCTCTATCCACATGTTTGTTGTGCTGTGTGGTGGAACTTGATATTGTTATCAACAgacctttttttcattttactgtaCATCTGTTACACAATCACTTGGACTCACGAAGAAAACCTTCTGTAATGATTTGTAGGTTATCGAGTTCAGTAACATCTAGGAGACAGTTGCATGGAGACATACAGTTTGTCACGTTTCAGGTAGAAGTGTTCAGTTTAGGGGTTTAACCTTTTCGATCTAATTGGATCTAATTGTGTAACGCGTTGATAGTAACTTCAAACATAGACTATGACCACGCACACTGGCGGTGGACTGACGCTTGTACTTGATCTGCTTTCAGACCTTTGTAAGTGCACCGATTGACCTGGTGAAGGTCCGTTTGCAGGGCCAGACAGTTGCTGACAGATACAAGGGAGCCATTCACTGTGTTGCCGTCATCCTGAGGGAGGATGGTCCCAGGGGTCTGTTCAGAGGGGCGCTCGCCCTCGGCATGAGAGACATTCCCTGCTATGGACTTTATTTCTTGCCTTATGAAATCATGATAAAGGCTCTGACAGAGAGTGGCAAAGAGCCAGGTTAGTTAATGAGTCAACAGTGCAACACCATACACCCTTAATAAATATGGAACCAGTatgtgtgttggttgtgttaTATATTAGATGCTTTAACCTTTATCTTGATTCAACAATTAATAATGACATTGTTTATAGTTTTTACGCAGCATAAATTGACATAACGCAACAACATGCTCCGTCCTCAGGGACATTTGCCATATTGATGGCGGGTGGCATAGCTGGGACAGTCACCTGGGCCACTGCCACGCCCATGGATGTGGTGAAAGCCCGACTCCAGATGTCAGGGGCCGGCGGGCGGGAGTACAGCGGGCTCCTCCACTGCATCAGAGAGAGCACCAGAGAGGAGGGCCTGAAGGTCTTCTTTAAAGGCCTCCTCCTGAACAGCCTGAGAGCCTTCCCTGTCAAC is a genomic window of Antennarius striatus isolate MH-2024 chromosome 2, ASM4005453v1, whole genome shotgun sequence containing:
- the LOC137588395 gene encoding solute carrier family 25 member 45 isoform X1; translation: MPFLEFLAGSISGALGVVVGYPADTVKVRLQAQSEYKGIFHCIAKTYTHEGLHGFFKGMAFPLLSTGIINSIVFGAYSNALDYMSQSQCSHHAEAKAASAAQVFTAGCFSGLIQVVSKQKTCVKRFPQKKKKGQESRIPQTFVSAPIDLVKVRLQGQTVADRYKGAIHCVAVILREDGPRGLFRGALALGMRDIPCYGLYFLPYEIMIKALTESGKEPGTFAILMAGGIAGTVTWATATPMDVVKARLQMSGAGGREYSGLLHCIRESTREEGLKVFFKGLLLNSLRAFPVNAIIFLSYESIMKVFCHPAR
- the LOC137588395 gene encoding solute carrier family 25 member 45 isoform X2, coding for MPFLEFLAGSISGALGVVVGYPADTVKVRLQAQSEYKGIFHCIAKTYTHEGLHGFFKGMAFPLLSTGIINSIVFGAYSNALDYMSQSQCSHHAEAKAASAAQVFTAGCFSGLIQTFVSAPIDLVKVRLQGQTVADRYKGAIHCVAVILREDGPRGLFRGALALGMRDIPCYGLYFLPYEIMIKALTESGKEPGTFAILMAGGIAGTVTWATATPMDVVKARLQMSGAGGREYSGLLHCIRESTREEGLKVFFKGLLLNSLRAFPVNAIIFLSYESIMKVFCHPAR